The Peptostreptococcaceae bacterium genome includes the window CGTGTCGGGCTAAAGCCAAAGTGAATTTATTTCGATTTTATCTAATCCAAAGAAGAGAAAAATAAAGCATCGGGCAATGCTATAAAATTTGAGACCCTCACCGTCTATCAATAAATATCTTGAAAACGACAGGCATCTTAAAATGAAGGGACAGTATGAAATTCTTATACTTTATATACAACTCTACCGGCGTTTTGGGACGCCGGTTTTTTCCATTCCTACAACCATGTATTTTGACGCCAACCCTACGAATATGCCAGTACCCACCGCAGACACAATAAGCAACGGAAGGTAGAATACTATTTTAATGTTTTGTATTATGAGCGCCGCCATCATAAGCTGCCCCAGATTGTGAAAAACTGCCCCCATTACGCTTATGCCTATTATGCTTACGCGAGGCCTACCAAATCTGTACATGATATACATTGCCGCAAGGCTAAGAAGCCCTCCGGAAAGGCTGTATAAAAATCCCGAAACGGATCCTCCAACAAGCATCGTCATTATTGTCTTTAGAACAACTATTGAAAGCACTTCCTTGAATGAAAAGAAATACAAGGCCGTCAGGGTTATTATGTTCGCAAGCCCCAGCTTGGCACCGGGGATTCCGAAGTTTATGGGAATCATTCCCTCTATCACATGCAAAACCAAAGCCTGCGCCACAAGCAATGCTATGAAAACAAGTTTTTTCGTTCTTGTCATTAAACTTCTCATCCTTTACAATTTCTTGGAGATATCCTTTTAGAATTCTATTAGGCTATATCCCTGCTCTTTCAAAAATGCTTCGTGCTTCACAAGC containing:
- a CDS encoding Gx transporter family protein, translated to MTRTKKLVFIALLVAQALVLHVIEGMIPINFGIPGAKLGLANIITLTALYFFSFKEVLSIVVLKTIMTMLVGGSVSGFLYSLSGGLLSLAAMYIMYRFGRPRVSIIGISVMGAVFHNLGQLMMAALIIQNIKIVFYLPLLIVSAVGTGIFVGLASKYMVVGMEKTGVPKRR